A window of Heptranchias perlo isolate sHepPer1 chromosome 40, sHepPer1.hap1, whole genome shotgun sequence genomic DNA:
TTTCAGTATCTTGTTCAGGTGCTTCCAGGTTCCAAGTGAAGGCTTTATCCCTGCCCGGGTCCAGGGAGGGAAGACCGATTCCAACTCATTGGTtgaccagttctggtctccattattGGTTTTTAGAATTCCCGATCACGTGAAAACGATCCATTTAGATTTGCTTCGCCTCTGGAGTTCTTACTGATGAGCAGCATTAACTCACGCACTGAGGATGTAAGTTCGTAGAATCAgacaatcgtacagcacagaaggaggccattcggcccctcgtgcctgtgccggctctttgaaagagctatccaattagtcccactccccctgctctttccccgtagccctggaaatttttttcctttttaagtattaatgcaattcccttttgaaagttattactgaatctgcttccaccgccctctcaggcagcgcattccaggtcataacaactcgctgcataaaggtttttttctcctgatctcccctctggttcttttgccaatttgattgaatttggccctaaattttacatttttagctGGACTTATCTTATTTTATCCCTCCTGCCCCTGATGGTGGCGAATCCTTGCCCGATTAAGGGTCCATGGGCATCTCCAGCACCTTGGCCAAGTGATGGCACATCCCCTTGTGCCCCCCAGCCCAGTGCGGCACTGAGTACCGGGGTGTGTGTGCGCTGCCAACAGCGACCAGGAGAGCTGACCCCCTCCTCACTCAGAGACCAGCCCTCTCACTGCCCTCGGGGGAATCGGGGACCGGGCAGCGGGTGTAGAAATCCGCAGGGTTTGATGTCGgagctcactcccccccctctcctttttcCAAATCACTTGCCCTCACCGTGGGCGATGAGGGTCGGGAGCTCTGGGCGATCAGGCGGGAAGGCCTCGTGTGGAGATACTGATTGAAATATGTTAAAAGCATTAGTCACACTTTAATCCGCAGTAAAAGCGAGAGATCAAAGGAAACTGGACAGTTTGGGAATAATCAGCCACTCTAAAGATGGGTGATATAGTACGGAGATGAAAGAGGAAGATGAATATACAAGAGACCAGTGACAGCAGGGCTGAGACAGCATCTTTACTGTAATGAAgtacagcacctcttaaaggggcactgtctccAGGAATAAAAGTTTGTCAAATCTTGTTTAATTTATACACAGAGAAAAGTGGAGCCTGATTTCCACCCCCCgaccccatttcccccccccttcctctcctgaaggtgccagCTCGGGGTGGGCTATAGTTCCATGTGCCACACAGGGTGGGGTACAATGGCACGTGCCAGCTCGGGTAGGGTACTGTTGCACGTGGCAgctcgtacacacacacacgcagctaCACCTATACACGCATCGTTccacacacacatgtatacaacctacacacacacatgtacacgacctacacacaccatcccacacacgcacacacacacacacacaccacccttcTTGTTCTTATTGAATTTCGGAATTTATTGATCTTTCACCAGAAAATACATGGATATGAAGAGAGCGAATTTATTGTCCACTATAGACACTGAACAGAGAGAGCAGCAAAAGCACACAACAGAGTATTGATAAAATCACATTTTCCCAGGGCTACAGATAGAGGTATTCATGTTTTGATTCCATTTCTTAAAAATATAAGATGATGTAGGGGCAAGATAAGGTCATTAGACTCTCCGAAGCCCATCCTTATTTTGATAGATTAATCCCACCcccactttctcaccatatccctcattctCTTCTCTTCAGAAACACATCGAATTATCTTTCAAACCCTGATAACTTTTTCCACAACCCAATTACCATTTGGAATAAAAAGTTCGGTATGATTCTCCTCTTACTCCTAACTTGATATTTGAGCCCTTCACTGCTCGGAACACTTGGTCGATTGTCTTCATAACCTGGAAAACTTTGAGCGCCCTCTGTGCTCTCACTCTGATTGGCCGAGCAGCACTCCAGGGGCGGGGTTTCAGGTCTGTCTCTTACCCTTTCTTAAATAACTGGTGATAATTTCACCTGGATAACTTTATCTGGTGATTATCCCGGGCGGGGGGTGGTCACGTAATAGCAGCAGGTAAAGAGATGGTCAGGACCACACAACAATGGTGTCATGACACCAACACTCGCTGTTGGGGCTTAGAGTGAAGAACGGCTACCTGGCATGGTCCTGGCATTTTCCTGGCACAGTCCTGGCATGGTGCTAGCCTGGTCCTGGCATTTTCCTGGCGTGGTCCTGGCATGATCCTGGCATGATGCTAGCCTGGTCCTGGCATTTTCCTGGCGTGGTCCTGGCATGATCCTGGCATGGTGCTAGCCTGGTCCTGGCATTTTCCTGGTGTGGTCCTGGCATGATGCGAGCCTGGTGCTGGCATTTTCCTGGCATGGTGCTAGCCTGGTCCTGGCATTTTCCTGGCATGGTGTTAGCCTGGTCCTGGCATGGTCCTAGCATAGTCCTGGCATGGTCTTGGCACCATCTATGGAGCAATCTTTGGGGGAGGGATGGGTAGGAGGAGAAATTGGAGAAGGGTAAAAAGATTGTatgaggaacgtaggaacaggaagaggccattcagcccctcgggcctgctccaccattcaattagatcatggctgatctgtccattaactccatttacctgcctttgctccgtatcccttgatacccttatccaacaaaaatctattgatctcaatcttgaaagctctaatagacccagcacccacagccttttatggggagagaattccagatttctactaccctttgtgtgaaaaagtgcttcctgatttccctcctaaatggcctacctctaatttaaagattatgtcccctcgttcttgattcccccatcacaggaaatggtttctccgtaTCCACCTTatggaatccttttaacattttaaacactcgatcagatcacccctcaatcttttatactcaagggaatacaagccaagtttgtgcaaccttttcctcataatttaaccctctaagccccggtatcattctgatgaatctgcgctgcaccccctcccaggccaatatatccttcctgtggtgtggcgcccagaactgaacacagtctccagatggggtctgaccaaggctctatacaattgaagcataactttgtaatccagctcccttgagatattagccttttaaattgctTTTTATACTTGTCTACTAACTtgaaatgatttgtgtacttggactcacaAATCTCTCTGCTGCTTTACAGTtcctggtttctcaccatttagaaaatgctttgatttgtctttcttaggtccaaagttggtgacctcacacttgcccacattgaattccatctgccatagttttgcccactctcgTAATCTGTCTTTGAGAATAGCATTAAAAAGACGCTCCAAAATGGTGTCCCGACTGGCCATGTTGGTGTGCACCATCGACTCAGGCCTCACCGAGAGAGATTTTATCAATTAGTGTTTCTGAAGCAGAGCTTCGAATGGCATAAACACATCTCGGGAATCGGGGTGCAGATGCCCAGGTGGTTTTCCATCCCGCCCGAATTCTTGAcgtgctctctctctgtaaaaCTCTGCGCCAGCCATTCTAATTGGTAACGCCTTGCCCCAAGATCTGTCACGAAATCTCACGCAATACGGTGGTAACAAAAAGGTCGTAGGGGCAGCCAACAGTTACAGGATAGGGATTCACTCCCATGATAATCCAGACAATTAGCCCCTGACCTGAACCAAGCTGTCTAAGGAAGCAATAGTGCAATGGCTAGGACAATGAGGGGCCAGAAGGAGTTGGACCATGAGTCAATGCCAACCACACCCACAAcacggggcataaccttaaaattagagtaagGCCGACCAGAGgtgaatcaggaagcatttcttcacacaaagggcagtggaaatctggaactctctcccccaaaaagctgttgaggctgggggtcaattgaaaatttcaatgctGAGATTgactgatttttgttaggcacgggttttaaggattatggaaccaaggctggtggatggagttaagaaacagatcagccattgaatggcggaacaggctcgaggggctgaatggcctgctcctgttcctaaaaCAGTTGAAGCCCATCCTAGACTGTTACCATAATCATGCTGCCTCACCCACCCTCCGTGAAGGACGGATTAAGTCCTTTATATGATGATGTAAAGGGCTTAATTTGTGAAGCCAGTTAATGTAATCAATCCTTATTTGATTCAACTGATTGCTGAATACACAGGTTTGCTAAATAGGTGCTGAGATGGAGACAGGGCCTGATTACAGTATACAGAGCTCACGAAACTCTCTGAATGAGGGCCATTCAAACCTGGTCGGTTCTGAGGATTGGTCCTGCTCACGGCCCTAGTTTTATCTTCTATCGGTCTTCCTCACGTGACGAGCTTTCCTGTCTCATTTCCAGGTGGCTGTCAGGGATTTGTAGACTGCTGACTTGCCTCTTGTGATGAGAAGGCTTCACCATTAGAATGAGGTTTCTTCGAAAAGTCTCACACAGCGCGATGTAAACAAACGGGTTGAGGCAGCTGTTGGCGTAGCCGAGACTTATTGCCACGTTGTAGGCGTAATGAAAGGGCAGCGTAGGTTGGTCAATGGAAAGTTGGGTCAGCTGCAAGGCGTAGAATGGTGCCCAACAAATGAAAAATACCAAACAGATGGCAATGGCAGTCCGTGTGACCTTTCTGGTTCTCAGTCTGACACTTCTTTGAGTGGTGGGGGCAACCGCGGAGGTGACGTGTTGTAGGATCCTGATGTAAGCCACAGTGATCACCATGAAGGGCACAGCAAAGGCCAAGAAGAACTGGTACAAGGTATACCAGTAGATGTCGGCTTCAGGGTTAGGCAGACAGATGCCACATCCAACGGCCCCCCCAGGGAAAGGGATCAACCTGGCGTACATCCAGACTGGGGTAATGCTGATGAAAGAGAGAAACCACAGCAGGCAGATGATTAACGTCGCGATGGAGGGCTTCCTAAAGCGAGACGATGAGATCGGGTGGACAGTGGCCAGGTAGCGGTCAATAGACATAGCAGTAAGGATATAGGTACTGGTGAACTGGCTGTGGGCATCCATAGCAGTGATGATTGTGCACATAGTCTCTCCAAAGTGCCACACGCCATTGCCCACCAGTTGATGGATGAGGAAAGGCATTCCCAGTAGAAAGAGCAGGTCTACAATGGACAGGTTGACAATGTAGATGTCTGGCACTGTGCTGCACCAGTGAAACTTAGACTTCTTGCTGACTGTGATGATGACGATACAGTTCCCGATGATCCCAAAGAGACAGATGATCCCAAACACAGAAGGCAGGATGATATTGGTGTAACAGAACTGATGTGGaacatctgtaaaaaaaaaacaatggccACCAATAACACTACCGCAAACAAACAGCAAACCACTTTCaccttaaaaagaaaaaagaaagacatgcatttatatagcacctttcacaacctcgggaatTACCAAAGCggtgtacagccaatgaagcactttttgaagtgtagtcactgttgtattgtaggaaacgcagcagctaatttgctcaaagcaagatcccacaaacaacaatgagataatgaccagattatctgttttagtgatgttggttgagggataaatattggccaggacaccggggagaactcccctgctcttcttcgaaatagtgcaatgggatcttttacattcacctgagagggcagagaggagaaacaacataacacaggaggaggccatttggtccatcgtgcctgtgctggctctttgaaagagctatccaattagtcctgctcccctactctttctccatagccccgcaaatttttcgtttttaagtatttatccaataaacGTGTCGGAGCAGCAGTTTGATAGAGCAGGGAGTAGGCTGCAGGCTTTCTCAGCTGTGAGGTCTTGATCTCAGTCCCCGAGGGAATGCGCTGAGCAGAGACCAGACGCCTCTTTGAGCAAAAGGGGAAAATAACGGGAGTGAAAGTCACCCCAACATTAGCAGGAGGCTGGGTGAGGCCGGAGGGTACAGATACAGGCAGGCATTCACCTTGGATGGGGGACTCCTTTCCCAATACAAAACATTCAGTTTTACAATCACTGGCCTGCTGGGGCAGTGGGTTAATATGTGGACCTCGTCTACCTGGGTTCAAATCTTGCTCAGCCTGACAAACTGAAACTTTGAGCTCCCAAACTAGCTCAGTGGACTGGTGTGTCATGTGGTGTTAGAgctaccaactctggttggatgtattcctgaaggtttcagcacatgacctcccgcctccaactgccccgtccAGTAAAAGAGCCTTTTCcctcatttccaatatttttataactaataaatgaaagtgtacaaagaaattgaaaaaaaactcATCATTTTTAACACCCTCTATGGTTTTTCTccctgggtgttgctcgcagcagtgtccgggagattaatctttaattcctgcacAATCCTGGTGCAGCGTTGAGTCACACAGACCGGGATGGGGTGCAGTCCCTCCCTCCTCACAGTCAGGGCTCACACATGGAGAACGGCTGCTCAGGCTACTTGTCTCTTCGCTTGTTCTTTGATGCCGTTGGTGCTGGCAAGGCTGCTCCGGTTTACTGCCCAactcccatccctggttgcccgcCCAGCTGGTGATGGGCTTTCTTAGTGATTGTTTTTATGACTGTGTGGCTTGCTAGGACACCCTAGAGGGcactaagagtcaaccacgtagcGCGGGACTGAAGGCCAGACTGTGTGGGAGTGGCAGGGTCACTTCTACAGCTTTCATGGTCACCGTCTACTAAATCTTCTCAATTCAATTATACAACTTCTAGCTTACtagtcctttttttttattcgttcatggaatgtgggtgtcgctggtgaggccggcatttattgcccatccctaattgcccttgagaaggtggtggtgagccgccttcttgaaccgctgcagtccatggggtgatggttctcccacagtgctgttgctaGTCCAATAGCATAACTACCACTACTCTACCGTACCCATATGACcagtgaaaagaaagaacttgcatttatatagcacctttcacagtctcaagacgtcccaaagtgctttacagctaatgaagtgtagccactgttgtaatgtagcagccaatttgcgcacagcaagctcccacaaacagcaatgtgataatgaccagataatttgttttttttttagtgatgttggttgagggataaatattggccaggccatgaGAGActgcctctgctcttcttcaaatagtgccatgggatcttttatatccatctgagaggggagattggacctcagtttaacatctcatctgaaagatggcacctcggacagtgcagcactccctctgtactgtaagtattagcctagatttttgcattgcaagtccctggagtggggcttgaacccacaaccttctgactcagagaggggagtgctacccactgaaccacagctcatGGTCATGGAACtgcagcccagtgagagtcagaacaTTCAGGATAAGAGAGCAAAGTAGCCACTTTCATACAAGAAAACACGGACTTGTCTCTGGTTTATTCTCTTTCTCTTGAGAAAGTGGGCTGAGCTCTCTAACCTGCTGTAGTacagagtgtcagagtgtattgAGCTACACTAAAATTCAATTGTAGAGTCAATTAAACATCTCCAGTGAGTATACAGATAGTACTCAATATCGGTCAGATATCTGAATATATTAATTACCAGGACACTCGAGTCCCGAGGAACAGTTCATCTGCAAACGTCactcaaatttatttttaaaatagctCATCACAGTCTCACTGTGCAAATCAGTACAGGAAATGAATGCTGAGTTAGGGGAGCCAGTGACCTGATTAAAGAAACCCTCTTTGTAAAACCATTCCCAACCCAGCAGCCACCTCAACTTTCACAAACTTGGggaacaaaaatattttaaagcgTCGCtaaatcaaaaataaaaatgtGAATGAGCCGACTGCTCGGTGAGACTTACCCGGAGACGTGGAGTTTTGGTCCAGCTCAGGGGAATTGCTGCCATTCGTCGCCCAGAATACGAAAATCTTCTCTTgatccatcactctctccccctccctgtttctctctctgtttctttctttgttCTCTTTCctgtctttgtctttctctctctacttctccctctgtcctctctgctcatctctttccttctctctctctttcctttgttCTGTTTCTTTCCCTTGTTTCTTGCTTTCTAtttatctgtctttctctctctgtccctcattttCTCTAGACTTCTTTTATCTTTATCCCTTCTTCGTCTCTCTCGTTTTGTCTGTTTTTCCTGTCccctttttattttcctttcttgtctctcttgctgtttctattcctttctctctcactctctctctcctttctggtTTCTCTAAACTCCACAGATCACTCAAGTGTAAGAGCAGGTTCAGCACTGCCTCATAAATAAGCGAACAGATCCCAATATCTCAACTCTTTGACAATAAGACTTATCTGTCAGGAGCCCTTATTAAGGGAGAAATGTGGGAGGCCTCTCTTACATAGAAGCCACTGATCTATGTCACATTTTGCTGAAGATTCCTTATATACAATTCCCCAGCGACAAACCCAGTGACGTCTGGTGTTTTTTTAACTCACTGATGGTCAGAATCCAGATACAGCTCACAGCAGAATCACTTCAGGTACTAAATCTGTACAGAATCAACTCTAATTCTCaaaagggttaaaaaaaaaccAGGCAATCTTAAAAATAAGATCCTACACTGAATACTAAACAGTATGACTAATGTTTATAAAGAATTGTCTGGACAGGGCTGCTTGGTGGCTTTGATGGCGAATGCATTGCCCTATGTGGTACTGAGCTGTACAGGCCAGGCAGGTCTTGAGTTTGATCCAGagctcagagaaggttcattcgactgatccctgggatgagggggttatcttatgaggaaaggttggacaagttgggcctgtatacagtggagtttagaagaatgagaggtgatcttattgaaacatataagatcctgaggggactcgaaggggtagatgctgagaggatgtttccccttgtgggagagactagaactaggggccacagttttaaaataaggggtctcccatttaagacggagataagAAATCTTTTCTGTCAgaggatcgtgagtctgtggaattcccttctccagggagcggtggaggcagggtcactgaatatttttaagccatgatgtggagatgccggtgatggactggggtggacaaatgtaaggaatcttacaacaccaggttatagtccaacagttttatttgaaaatcacaagctttcggaggctttctccttcgtcaggtgactaaggagaaagcctccgaaagcttgtgattttcaaataaaactgttggactataacctggtgttgtaagattccgaatatttttaaggctgagttagatagattcctgattaacaagggagtcaaaggttatagtaggtggacgggaaagtagggttgaggtcacaatcggatcagccatgatcttatcaaatggcagagtaggctcgaggggccgaatggcctactcctgctcttaattcgtatgttcgtatgatccCAGGCCTGAGAGCTTAACTGAACCAGGGCAACAGTTGGAGCAATACAGCTCCTGGGTTAGTGAGTAGGTGGGGTGGAATcgtccagggttcccactccccaTCAACCATCCAatgaccctgctggaaagtgcatgtgtataTACTGCGGGTGAGGTCAACACCAGGCTTGATATGACAACCTCATGTTTGCAAATGAAAATCAGCCCGGTTTCAAACATACCTCAGTCCTTGGAGGTTGGCCTGTCGCTCGCCTTGGCTCAGTACTAACGTGCCCCCTGCAGTCACATCGCCTGGGCAAGGCGAGATAGATTGCAGTCATGATGGGGAGGGAAAGAACTGGTGTCTGCTCTGTAAAGCGTGTGTGTTCTGAATGGGGCACTGTTGTGTCATTAACACAGCGCTGGCATGattcatcactctctgggtaatagAGAGCTTCCTCActgagtcaaaagcaaaatactgcgaatgctggaaatctgaaataaaaacagaaaatgctggagaagctcagcaagtgaggcagcgtctgtggagaaagaaacagagttaacgtttcagggcgaAGAGCTTTCGtcagatgttaaaagagttaaagtttttgagcaagttcagaggaagagggggagggaggaaagaacaaaagggaaggtctgtgatagggtggagggcaggagtgattaaatgacaaaagggatgatggtgcaaggcaaggagggtgggaatgggacaggttaagaaactaaagattgatcaggagtagctgtaaatggcagcagcagaaccattaccagcaccagctgaccgaaaaataggagcagtggttatgatctgaaattattgaaatcagtgttgagtccggaaggttgtaaagtgcctaatcgaaagacgaggtgctgttcctcgagcttccgttgagcttcattggaacagtgtaagaggccgaggtcagagtgggagtgggacggggaattaaaatggcaagcgaccggcaggtcagggtcacgattgtggacagagcggagatgtacagcaaagcgatcacccagtctgggtttgttctccccaatgtagaggagaccgcattgtgagcagtgaatacagtatactaaattgaaagaagcacaagtaaatcgctgttacacctggaaggagtgtttggggcctggacggtgggaagggaggaggtgaaggggcaggtgttgcatctcctgcgctcgcatgggaaggtgccgtggggaggagagcgggtgttgggggtgatggaagagtggaccagggtatcgcggagggaacggtcccttcggagtgctgaaaggggaggggaagatgtgtttggtggtgggataacgctggaggtggcggaaatggcagaggatgatacgttgaatgtggaggctgatggagtggaaggtgaggacaagggggaccctatcatggtcctgggagggaggggaaggggtgagggcagaagtgcgggaaataggacggacacagttgagggccctgtcaactacagtggaggggaatcctcggtcgaggaaaaaggaagacatatcagaagcactggtgtggaaggtggtatcgtcgggacagatgtgacggagacggagaaactgggagaagggattagagtccttacaggaagcggggtgggagaaagtgtaatcagggtagctgtgggagtcggtgggcttatagtagatattggatGACTGCCTATGACTGTGAGTGTAATGGTGCACaccattattagtgtgtaaatcatCTGGCAACTTCTGGctaggaagagataccccgtgaattgtgaa
This region includes:
- the LOC137305427 gene encoding melanin-concentrating hormone receptor 1-like; protein product: MDQEKIFVFWATNGSNSPELDQNSTSPDVPHQFCYTNIILPSVFGIICLFGIIGNCIVIITVSKKSKFHWCSTVPDIYIVNLSIVDLLFLLGMPFLIHQLVGNGVWHFGETMCTIITAMDAHSQFTSTYILTAMSIDRYLATVHPISSSRFRKPSIATLIICLLWFLSFISITPVWMYARLIPFPGGAVGCGICLPNPEADIYWYTLYQFFLAFAVPFMVITVAYIRILQHVTSAVAPTTQRSVRLRTRKVTRTAIAICLVFFICWAPFYALQLTQLSIDQPTLPFHYAYNVAISLGYANSCLNPFVYIALCETFRRNLILMVKPSHHKRQVSSLQIPDSHLEMRQESSSREEDR